The DNA region ttgtgaaatcttctgtttttttttttttttttttttaattttagattaaGAATAACTATCCTAAAAGAGCAAATATTCAAtacaaagtatttttgaaatgatgaaattgattccaaaatttaaaaaaaaatttctatgggatcagaaaattttacaaatgttgggagattaaattaaaaaaaactacaaaaaataataataatccgtgtaccgtaaaacggggtgactttgataggtttgcggtaatttttccgcaaaatgaagagtacaattacaTCAAGAAGAACTGTTCCTAAAACACaactaaagttaaaaaaatgttgatgaaagtcattattttaaacttctcaaagagtcatgattttttcaatgaacatgattttgaatcggaaaactgaatgaattttcggattctttggacaattttccactaggagaaggttaaataagtttgtaaataataagtaACATGTATTTttgaacacaatttaaaaaaagtctccGAATTAATGGGCGATTTCACTTGAACAAATTTGTGATTCGTGCATCGAATACAGTatataatgcaatataaatcgacaattttataaacaaaactagttttaacaaatttcaggcataaTTCcgacttttaacaattttacctaaaatttatatgtatttcgtaaaaaagcttataaacatagttaactaaatataaagattgattatttttttctttaaaactatatgagctactttagtgatagtacatttaacgtacaaataaagtttgaacacatCTGGGATTGCCTTAAAAGGCCGAAACTCAAAATGGTTATGATTATGGAATTcagaattttgtttatattttcacgATTTTCGTTGATTATGATGTTCAAAGATACAGTAAACGAACAAACTGTgttcttttttgtaattttaagagAAGTACTTAACATAATGAGTAAATTCTGTTTAGCTTTATCGATCATATTGTTACCATGCATACAAGTGAGTAGAGTAGAATGAATTACAGCATTTCAAAAGTGTTTCAatctttttgtttattgaattatGATGACGATAACCGACATTTGATCATTCGTCACCAAGTACTTAAatgaattcaaataattacaattAATGTTTTGCATCAAATAAatagaaactttaaaaattcaattaagtAGCAATGCTAGAAAGTTAtgcctttttaattttgaaaccaATTTTTGTTCCATAACCATGGCTTATAAAAATAACTTCTTTTGGAATGCGTTTCCGCATTTTTGGGCGCGGTTTGCCTAATGAGATTCGGCCTTTTGGGATTCAGCCTTATGAGAATTCTGCCTTTCGAGTAATTCGGCCTTTTGAATTTCGGCCTTTCGGGATTCAGCCTTTTGAGATTCGGCCTTTCGTAGGAGACCCGAAcatctaaaatatgattttaacaagaaaaactatgactatcaaagtcaccccggaatttaaattaagaatttttaacgtaactatttttctaaacactattgaacatttttgttttcataatagtgcatggactttgtgtggcctacatgttttaaaaataataatcttgagaaaaacattacctgttggaaaatattccaaaaacaatttgaaatcctatcaaagttacCCCTGTTTACGGTACCATTCTTTTCTTAGTGGTCCTCATtattacctacaattttgccggagacaccaaaccgatcaaaaaattccttcaaataccagattttgccaaaattgtatggcgaaccaaagacaccaaatggcTTTTCAGGACATAGGAAAGCCCCGCCAAAGTTTGAgctagataaaaaaatacaaaaaataaaaatgcacagaatcgaccgatttcgtagcGAATTGCTCTGCTAGCATTAAACAGAGAAAAAATGCGAATAACTGCTGAAAAAATCACTTAGATTTTTAATAATACCTACAAAGTCTAATATTAACTTTGCAAATGAAACTGGAACATGATCATTGGTCAGTTTTGGAAAAATGATTATCcagcaaaatattttaaatcttttttaaattttattatagtATCATTTCAAAAACCCCCTTTCCCAAATAAACGGCACCAACTGCTCCAACATGGCAACCACACATGGCTCGGCATACAGTTTTCTGCGATATGCCACTCCCGCCGACGTTTCGGCACACATCAATTCCAAATCTTTGTCCGGAAACAGCGCCATCATCGCCCCATCCATCGAAAGGGCACACATGAGCAAACCGTGCGCCCGGATGTCTTCGTGCAGTTCTTGAAGTGTCGGGGTAGTGGTTTTGGAATTTAGACGTTGAAGACCTTCGGCTAGGTTGTGGTGGTAGTACTCGATGAGATGATCAAACTTTGAGGTGCGGATTTCATTCGAGGCCGAATTGGTGATGAAGTAGAGCAGGTCGAAGGACGGCGAACCGTAGAATGCGATTTGGTAGTCAACCTGGTGgatattttaagttttgtgTTACGTATTGACTAAGGATTCCGTCGATATACTAACCAGCAGGACATCTTTGTCATTAAGCAGAATGTTGTTCACCCATGGATCTCCATGGTTAAGTACTTTGAATTTGCACTTATCCGTTTGAAATAGTTTACTAACAGCGCTGTATATCTTTCCCTTATAACGTCGCTACAAAAAAGGATGGTTTGTCTTCATAAGATCAGAAATAAGTCATTTTCATGACATTACAATTGCTTCTAAAATGTCTGCGGGATATTGTAGCTCCTCCAGTGCGTGAAGATAAGAGTTTAACAATGGAGCGAAAAATGGTTCGAAAATGTCGATAAAGCTATCACTGAACATGCCTTCCATGAACTCATCTGGGTAAAATCCATTCTACAAGAAAGACACTCATTTGTAAGAACATCTTTTTCGGTTCCAATCGTAAAACATGCAAACAAACCTGTTCAAAATAAACGACGGAAGCTGCATGAAACCGTGCCAACTTTTGAACCGTTCTTTTACAATCCTTTAAACTGAGTCCTTCGCAACTCTCCTTCATGGTGAAGTTGTCCTTTCTTAAATCTTCCATCACAATTACGGTGAAAGGTGAGGTAGTGGTTTTGAATACTCTGCAAAGAAATTTCGTATCATTCcgatttcgtaaattttaaaattcaacctTACCTCGGTCCAAACTTGACACCATCTCGTCGCCACAGCTCCTCAAAAGCCGGAATAAACTTCTCGTACACCTCAATCTCTTTCGGGAATACCTGCATCACATCAACGACTTCCCCACCGAAAACCTGGTCCGATTTCTCTTTCACCACGTAACTCAACGTCCTTTCCTCTCCACCAGCTAGCCTAATTCGCAACTTGACGCGATGGATCAGTGACATAAAACCGGCCGGTTTGGCCGTAGCACCCGAAATCTGAAGATCCACAATGCAAAAGGCATCATGCGGGAGGTTCAAATCGGTACCAACGACGTCCACGAAAAACGCTGCCTCCTGCCATGTTATTTCACAATCGGTCGCCATCGTGTAAGACTGCTTTGCGCAAGAGAAATCGCGTAACGGCCACGCTGACCAGCTGTACTGAACTGCTGATTGTGAACTAATAATGGCATATTTTTGGATGCGAGAGTTGGGGTGGGTCGTTCGCTCTGGGATAGCTAGTTGGTTTGCGAGTACTCAACATTATTTAAATCATTTCTTCAAATTCATCATGTTTCGAAGAAAAAATTTTCAAGCTCAAATCTGAAGGGGCTGTTGATACCAAAAAAACCAAGCAAGAATCTCGATTTGCATCCAAACCGGACCACCCCGTTTTATTTAGCACCCAAAAGTTTCGCCCTTTGGCGAAAATAGTTAAAAAGTCTATTTTCAAACTGCAATATCTGCAATATATTTTATGTaaggcagcgattctcaacgggggtaccgagcctacttgatttacatggtagggggtaccagcatagaagaaggttgagaatcgctgatgtAAGGTATTTAAAGCTAGTTATTAAACTCaagctttaaaaattcaataacttCCAAAAacatataacttttttttgtgaggtcAAAACAATATTTCTTTTATAAATGAATCCTGGATCAACCTTGTACGGTTCCAGAAATATCGCAATttgaaaatggtgatttttaacaattttcacgaAAAAGGATGTTTagttcaaatttgcactttttttgtgtagaaactgtaattgaacgtcaaagcacatatctagagtttttttttattaggtcctataaagatatgaaagacaatagagcaattctctcagatttcggtcactcgattttttttgtattttttaatccgactgaaacttttttggtgccttcggtatgcccaaagaagccattttgcatcatcagtttgtccatataattttccatacaaatttggcagctggccatacaaaaatgatatgtgaaaattcaaaaatctgtatcttttgaaggaattttttgatcgatttggtgtcttcggcaaagttgtaggtatggatatggactatactgaaaaaaaaaagatacacggtaaaattttttttattattttttatttaactttttatcactaaaacttgatttgcaacaaaacactatttttatttttttttattttttgatatgttttagaggacataaaatgccaacttttcagaaatttccagaatgggcaaaaaatctgtgagcgagttatgaatttttgaatcaatactgattttttcaaaaaatcgaaaatttggtcgcaaacatttttcaacttcattttttgatgtaaaatcaaatttgcaatcaaaaagtacttaagtgaaattttgataaagtgcaccgttttcaagttcaaacaatttttaggtgacttttttgaaacttcttcggactttgttgatacgacctttagttgctgagatattgccatgcaaaggtttaaaaacaggaaaattgatgttttctaagtctcacccaaacagcccaccatttttcaaggtcgatatctcagcaactgattgtccgattttcaatgttaaaatatgaaacatttgtgaaattttccgatgttttcgaaaaaaatattttaaaaattttcaaatcaagactaacatttcaaatgggccaaacattcaatattacgcccttttaaaatgttagtcttgatttgaaaattccgaaaatattgttttcgaaaagatcggaaaatttcacaaatgtttcatattttaacatttaaaatcgaaccattagttgctgagatatcgacattgaaaaatggtgggctgcttggatgagacttagaaaacatcaattttcctgtttttaaacctttgcatggcaatatctcagcaactaaaggtcgtatcaacaaagtccgaagaagcaaaatatagagaattttctcagcttttcaaaaaaatttttttttcaaaggtgtgcaaacatgtgcaccaattttaaaaaatgaaaaactgcgactattttcaaaaaagtcacctaaaaattgatttaacttgaaaacggtacactttatcaaaatttcactgaagtactttttgattgcaaaattgattttacatcgaaaaatgaagttgaaaaatgtttgcgaccaatttttcgatttttttaaaaaatcagtattgattcaaaaattcataactcgctcaaagattttttgcacaacctggaaatttctgaaaagttggcattttatgtcctttaaaacatatcaaaaaataaaaaaaaataaaaatagtgttttttttgcaaatcaagttttagtgacaaaaagttaaataaaaaatcataaaaaaaaattttaccgtgtatcatttttttcagtgtagtccatatccatacctacaactttgccgaagacaccaaatcgatcaaaaaattccttcaaaaaatacagatttttgaattttcacatatcatttttgtatggccagctgccaaatttgtatggaaaattatatggacaaactaatgatgcaaaatggcttctttgggcataccgaaggcaccaaaaaagtttcagtcggattaaaaaatacaataattaaaatttaagaaaaaagaccgatttcgtagagaattgctcaatagttAATTGGTGCATAACAAAAAGAACTCTGGATATGGTGCTCAACGGAATTACGTGCTGTTTCCCTAATTGACAATTCTCTTCatgagtttttagtttttagtttttagtttttagtttttagtttttagtttttagtttttagtttttagtttttagtttttagtttttagtttttagtttttagtttttagtttttagtttttagtttttagtttttagtttttagtttttagtttttagtttttagttttagtttttagttttagtttttagtttttagtttttagtttttagtttttagtttttagtttttagtttttagtttttagttttagtttttagtttttagtttttagtttttagtttttagttttagtttttagtttttagtttttagttttagttttagtttttagtttttagtttttagtttttagtttttagtttttagtttttagttttagtttttagtttttagtttttagtttttagtttttagtttttagttttagtttttagtttttagtttttagtttttagtttttagtttttagtttttagtttttagtttttagtttttagtttttagtttttagtttttagtttttagtttttagtttttagattttaaattttaaatttttagtttttagtttttagtttttagtttttagtttttagtttttagtttttagtttttagtttttagtttttagtttttagtttttagtttttagtttttagtttttagtttttaattattagtttttagtttttagtttttagtttttagtttttagtttttagtttttagttttagtttttagtttttagtttttagtttttagtttttagtttttagtttttagtttttagtttttagttttagtttttagtttttagtttttagtttttagtttttagtttttagttttagtttttagtttttagtttttagtttttagtttttagtttttagttttagtttttagttttagtttttagttttagtttttagttttagtttttagtttttagttttagtttttagtttttagtttttagtttttagtttttagtttttagtttttagtttttagtttttagtttttagtttttagtttttagtttttagtttttagtttttagtttttagtttttagtttttagtttttagtttttagtttttagtttttagtttttagtttttagtttttaatttttagtttttagttttaagtttttagtttttagtttttagtttttagtttttagttttagtttttagtttttagtttttagtttttagtttttagtttttagtttttagtttttagtttttagtttttagttttagtttttagtttttagtttttagtttttagtttttagttttagtttttagtttttagtttttagtttttagttttagtttttagtttttagtttttagtttttagtttttagtttttagtttagtttttagtttttagtttttagttttagtttttagtttttagttttagtttttagtttttagtttttagtttttagttttagtttttagtttttagtttttagtttttagtttttagtttttagtttttagtttttagtttttagttttagtttttagtttttagtttttagtttttagttttagtttttagttttagtttttagttttaagtttttagtttttagtttttagtttttagtttttagtttttagtttttagttttagttttagtttttagtttttagtttttagttttagtttttagttttagtttttagttttagttttagtttttagtttttagtttttagttttagtttttagtttttagtttttagtttttagtttttagtttttagttttagtttttagttttagtttttagtttttagttttagttttagtttttagtttttagtttttagtttttagttttagttttagtttttagtttttagtttttagtttttagtttttagttttagtttttagtttttagtttttagttttagtttttagtttttagtttttagtttttagtttttagtttttagtttttagtttttagttttagtttttagtttttagtttttagtttttagtttttagtttttagtttttagttttagtttttagtttttagtttttagtttttagtttttagtttttagtttttagtttttagttttagttttagttttagtttttagtttttagtttttagtttttagttttagtttttagttttagtttttagtttttagtttttagttttagtttttagtttttagtttttagtttttagtttttagttttagtttttagtttttagtttttagtttttagttttagtttttagtttttagtttttagtttttagtttttagtttttagtttttagtttttagtttttagtttttagtttttagtttttagtttttagtttttagtttttagtttttagtttttagtttttagtttttagtttttagtttttagtttttagtttttagtttttagtttttaattattagtttttagtttttagtttttagtttttagtttttagtttttagtttttagtttttagtttttagtttttagtttttagtttttagtttttagtttttagtttttagtttttagtttttagtttttagtttttagtttttagtttttagtttttagtttttagttttagtttttagtttttagtttttagtttttagttttagtttttagtttttagtttttagtttttagtttttagtttttagtttttagtttttagtttttagtttttagtttttagtttttagtttttagtttttagtttttagtttttagtttttagtttttagttttagtttttagtttttagtttttagtttttagtttttagtttttagtttttagtttttagtttttagtttttagtttttagtttttagtttttagtttttagtttttagtttttagtttttagtttttaattattagtttttagttttaagtttttagtttttagtttttagtttttagtttttagtttttagtttttagtttttagtttttagtttttagtttttagtttttagtttttagtttttagttttagtttttagtttttagttttagtttttagtttttagtttttagtttttagtttttagtttttagtttttagttttagtttttagtttttagtttttagtttttagtttttagtttttagtttttagttttagtttttagtttttagtttttagtttttagtttttagttttagtttttagtttttagtttttagtttttagtttttagtttttagtttttagtttttagtttttagtttttagtttttagtttttagtttttagtttttagtttttagtttttagtttttagtttttagtttttagtttttagtttttagtttttagtttttagtttttagtttttatcatCTTCGAACAAAAGTGAAAATATTAGGATTTATTCAGTCCTAACATGATAACAATAACTTACAATATCTGCTAAACAAGCTGACTTTGAAATTATCTTTAAAAACTAGGTTGTAAACAATGTCATAAATAATTTTCTCACGTACCGAGCCCAGATGGACTTGAATATCTCTGGCAGAAAGGAATAGACCAGTTTATCTTCATCGTTACTAGAACTCATACTAGATAGGCTCTTCTAATGTCCAACAATATCGTTGTAACTATGCCTTTTTCAACGGACGAAATTCCCGAGTGGCTAAATGCAACTTATTTTGAGAACATTCTCGTAAAAGAACGCAATGATTTTTCAATCAGGGTGCCTTCAATAGATGTGAGCTACGCACTGTCCAAGGGTGAAAATTACGTCAGTATAATTTTTCGATCTGCGCTAAAGGTTCAAAGCAAATCTCAACCCCTTCACGACGAAAGTTACATCGTCAAGTACACCCCCACGGATGGGGCGGCCAACCTAAAAATGAAGGATTACAATGTTCACGAGAAGGAAATGAACGTGTACGAGTTGGTGATTCCGAAGATCGATAAAATGATGCGCTCGATTGGTGATCGTTCCAAGCTGTTTCCGAAGACGTTGGCCGTTGATCGAGAGCACGATGCGATCATCTTTGAAGATTTGAACCACGGAAGATTCGTAATGGCGGATAGAGTGAGTGGTTTGGGATTGGAGCACACCAAGAAGGTTCTGGTGGGATTGGCTAAACTGCACGCTTGTTCTTTGAAATTGATTGAGATGGAGCCGGAGATAGTTGATCGATTTAATACTGGGATCCTGACTCGTCACACAAGTGCGTTGTATTCAATGTTTCAGTCTAGTTTTGATGCGTTAATCGAAGAGATGAAAACGTGGGATTCAAAGTGGCAATACTATTGCGGCAAACTGGAGAAATTGCAACCATACTTTATCGAAAACAGTCTTGCTGTAACCGATCACGAATGCGAAGTTGATCTACGCGTGCTGAACCATGGAGATCCTTGGACTAACAATATGATGTTTCTCAACGATTCTGATGGTAAACCTGTTGAGGTTGTACTTTTGGATCTTCAGTTTTGCAACTACACGACTCCAGCAGCGGATTTACTCTACTTTTTCTACACTTCGACTAAGGATGAGATTCGGCAAAATTGTTTTGAAGAACTAATGCAGTACTATTACAATAACTTTTCGGATTATGTGAATCGTCTTGGTTGTTCTAAAAAGATACAAACTTTGCATCAATTTCAACAACACTTATTGAAGAAGATGTTTTTCGGTAATTTTGctcattttatttgatattcaaaataattattttcaatctaTTCAACAGCTGTCAACTCCAGCATCGTTCCACTTCCGATCGCCATCAACGAGGTCACTTGCGATGCCGATTTCGAAGGACTCACCGGAAACGATGATCGAACTCGTCAGTTCAAGCGGACAGTGATGTCTAACAAGAAATACCACAAGATAATACAAGCTTTGCTGCCAGTTTTCGACAGGAAGGGACTGTTGGATACATTGAAGTGATCGTATGATACAATAGAAAATGTCAAacataagaaatttaaaagttaaataaataaagttaaatattattttttattttcgtttgtcATTTACATCTGAATATTCCTACAACGACTTCAAAGTTTAAGGCTACCGAA from Culex quinquefasciatus strain JHB chromosome 3, VPISU_Cqui_1.0_pri_paternal, whole genome shotgun sequence includes:
- the LOC6046750 gene encoding methylthioribose kinase — encoded protein: MATDCEITWQEAAFFVDVVGTDLNLPHDAFCIVDLQISGATAKPAGFMSLIHRVKLRIRLAGGEERTLSYVVKEKSDQVFGGEVVDVMQVFPKEIEVYEKFIPAFEELWRRDGVKFGPRVFKTTTSPFTVIVMEDLRKDNFTMKESCEGLSLKDCKRTVQKLARFHAASVVYFEQNGFYPDEFMEGMFSDSFIDIFEPFFAPLLNSYLHALEELQYPADILEAIRRYKGKIYSAVSKLFQTDKCKFKVLNHGDPWVNNILLNDKDVLLVDYQIAFYGSPSFDLLYFITNSASNEIRTSKFDHLIEYYHHNLAEGLQRLNSKTTTPTLQELHEDIRAHGLLMCALSMDGAMMALFPDKDLELMCAETSAGVAYRRKLYAEPCVVAMLEQLVPFIWERGFLK
- the LOC6043413 gene encoding uncharacterized protein LOC6043413, coding for MSNNIVVTMPFSTDEIPEWLNATYFENILVKERNDFSIRVPSIDVSYALSKGENYVSIIFRSALKVQSKSQPLHDESYIVKYTPTDGAANLKMKDYNVHEKEMNVYELVIPKIDKMMRSIGDRSKLFPKTLAVDREHDAIIFEDLNHGRFVMADRVSGLGLEHTKKVLVGLAKLHACSLKLIEMEPEIVDRFNTGILTRHTSALYSMFQSSFDALIEEMKTWDSKWQYYCGKLEKLQPYFIENSLAVTDHECEVDLRVLNHGDPWTNNMMFLNDSDGKPVEVVLLDLQFCNYTTPAADLLYFFYTSTKDEIRQNCFEELMQYYYNNFSDYVNRLGCSKKIQTLHQFQQHLLKKMFFAVNSSIVPLPIAINEVTCDADFEGLTGNDDRTRQFKRTVMSNKKYHKIIQALLPVFDRKGLLDTLK